From candidate division KSB1 bacterium, the proteins below share one genomic window:
- a CDS encoding FecR domain-containing protein — translation MKKFNHSVFILLVCGMLISPSFLSADNKDIALVLKTKGTVGVKNPAQRGYVRAKRGNRLDDGETIKTGRNSFAALIFTDDKSQIKIRSNSSVTIRGKREKKGIVKRLTLSFGQIWAKVTRQKTEMRIETTSGVATVKGTTFNCLFEDNNFFVYCQQGLMEVANQFGTMRVGANQLVQLTQTSAPQRLQVDPDSIFDLSEEEDGSKLRIEFEDEQGNKKSLILDFK, via the coding sequence ATGAAAAAATTCAATCATTCCGTTTTCATACTTTTAGTATGTGGAATGCTAATTTCTCCGTCTTTCTTGTCGGCAGATAATAAAGACATCGCGTTGGTTCTAAAAACCAAAGGAACTGTGGGGGTAAAAAATCCGGCACAACGGGGATATGTCAGAGCCAAACGTGGGAATCGGTTGGATGACGGTGAGACAATAAAAACCGGCAGAAACTCGTTCGCGGCCCTGATTTTCACAGATGACAAATCCCAGATCAAAATCCGCTCCAATTCCAGTGTGACGATTAGAGGCAAGCGGGAGAAAAAGGGTATCGTCAAGAGACTGACTTTGAGCTTCGGTCAAATTTGGGCCAAAGTCACCAGGCAAAAAACCGAGATGCGGATCGAGACAACGTCCGGAGTTGCCACGGTCAAGGGCACGACATTCAATTGTCTCTTTGAGGATAATAATTTCTTTGTTTATTGCCAGCAAGGGTTGATGGAAGTGGCTAATCAATTTGGAACCATGCGGGTAGGCGCGAATCAATTGGTGCAATTGACCCAGACTTCCGCTCCGCAACGGCTTCAGGTTGACCCGGACAGCATATTTGATTTAAGCGAAGAAGAAGATGGCTCAAAACTCAGAATTGAATTTGAAGATGAACAGGGAAATAAAAAGTCACTCATTCTCGATTTTAAGTAG
- a CDS encoding transposase — translation MNEFKPKYDRRSIRLREYDYTQPGAYFLTICVHDRKSAFGEIVDGQTRLNDFGQVVETEWFKTGKIRNNVKLHQHVVMPNHFHGILWITETVGATRRVAPTLQPNSLGSLIGQFKSIATKQIRKMGLHEFKWQRNYYEHIIRHEDELNRIREYIMYNPRRWQFDRDNLNGSVDEMEKKFWNEFE, via the coding sequence ATGAATGAATTTAAACCAAAATATGATCGTCGGTCCATTCGTTTACGGGAATATGATTACACACAACCTGGTGCATATTTTCTGACAATCTGTGTGCACGATAGGAAATCTGCGTTTGGAGAAATAGTGGATGGTCAAACGCGATTAAATGATTTCGGACAGGTAGTTGAAACCGAATGGTTCAAAACCGGGAAAATACGCAATAATGTGAAACTGCATCAGCATGTGGTTATGCCGAATCATTTTCATGGAATTTTGTGGATAACCGAAACGGTAGGGGCGACCCGCCGGGTCGCCCCTACATTGCAACCGAATTCACTGGGTTCCCTCATTGGACAATTCAAATCGATTGCCACCAAACAAATTCGCAAAATGGGTTTACACGAGTTCAAATGGCAACGCAATTATTATGAACACATTATTCGTCATGAGGATGAATTAAATCGAATTCGGGAATATATTATGTACAACCCGCGACGCTGGCAATTTGACCGGGATAATTTAAATGGCAGCGTAGATGAAATGGAAAAGAAATTCTGGAACGAATTTGAATGA
- a CDS encoding FMN-binding glutamate synthase family protein — protein MRRLFLLSVFMVLVLVGGIAILFRPILWSMVFLGPLIMIGFYDYCQKQHAVLRNFPIIGHIRYLLEAIRPEIAQYFIETETSGVPFSREERSVVYQRSKRVLDTVPFGTIRDVYEVGYEWVNHSLSPLHLEPKDLRVMVGGPECKQPYSASLLNISAMSFGSLSKNAVLALNQGAKMGNFAHNTGEGGISPYHLEGGGDLIWQIGTGYFGCRNHDGTFNEETFTKRATLPNVKMIEIKLSQGAKPGHGGILPAVKLTKEIAEIRDVPMGQDVLSPPAHSAFSTPVGLLEFVAKLRGLCGGKPVGFKLCLGKRREFLAICKAMMKTGITPDFIAVDGGEGGTGAAPLEFTNSIGAPLIESLIFVHNALLGFSLRDKVRVISSGKISSGFGMVKHLALGADMCNSARAMMLALGCIQARRCNSNECPVGVTTQNPQLVAGLVVREKDKRVANYQDETITSVSEIIGAMGIESPEDLHPWHIMRRTSPTEIKHYGEIYEFLNAGDLIKDPLPISYKRACQSASAETFQHVNA, from the coding sequence ATGCGAAGGTTATTTCTCTTGAGTGTCTTTATGGTTTTAGTGCTTGTTGGGGGTATTGCGATTCTTTTTCGACCGATCTTATGGTCGATGGTGTTTTTGGGCCCGCTTATCATGATCGGTTTCTACGACTATTGCCAAAAACAGCATGCTGTTCTCAGAAATTTTCCCATTATCGGCCACATTCGGTATCTACTCGAAGCCATACGTCCGGAAATCGCCCAATACTTTATCGAAACGGAAACATCTGGGGTGCCATTTAGCCGTGAAGAGCGATCAGTGGTTTATCAACGTTCGAAAAGAGTACTCGATACCGTTCCCTTTGGTACGATAAGGGATGTTTATGAAGTTGGGTATGAGTGGGTGAATCATTCACTTAGCCCCTTGCACCTGGAACCGAAGGATTTGCGCGTGATGGTCGGAGGTCCGGAATGTAAGCAGCCCTATTCAGCCAGCCTGCTGAACATTTCAGCGATGAGTTTCGGCTCATTAAGCAAGAACGCGGTGCTGGCGCTGAACCAGGGAGCCAAAATGGGGAACTTTGCCCATAACACGGGTGAAGGCGGTATCAGCCCCTATCATCTGGAGGGCGGTGGCGATTTGATCTGGCAAATCGGTACCGGTTATTTTGGTTGCCGCAACCACGACGGCACATTTAACGAGGAAACGTTCACAAAACGGGCAACTCTGCCAAATGTTAAGATGATCGAAATTAAGCTTTCCCAGGGGGCCAAACCGGGCCATGGAGGTATCCTGCCTGCCGTTAAATTAACCAAAGAGATCGCTGAAATTCGTGACGTCCCCATGGGGCAAGACGTCCTTTCACCGCCTGCGCATTCTGCTTTTTCTACCCCGGTCGGCTTGTTGGAGTTTGTTGCGAAGCTAAGAGGTCTTTGCGGTGGGAAACCTGTTGGCTTTAAGCTCTGCCTGGGTAAACGGCGTGAATTTCTGGCGATCTGTAAAGCGATGATGAAAACAGGCATAACACCCGATTTTATTGCCGTAGATGGCGGTGAGGGAGGGACTGGCGCGGCGCCGCTTGAATTTACCAATAGTATTGGCGCTCCATTAATTGAGAGTTTGATTTTTGTTCACAACGCTCTGCTTGGATTTTCTCTGCGGGATAAAGTTCGGGTGATTTCAAGCGGTAAAATCTCATCTGGTTTTGGTATGGTCAAACATCTCGCCCTGGGTGCAGACATGTGTAATTCAGCCAGGGCGATGATGTTGGCGCTTGGCTGTATCCAGGCCCGACGGTGTAATTCCAACGAATGTCCCGTCGGCGTTACGACTCAGAATCCGCAATTGGTCGCGGGTCTGGTTGTTCGGGAAAAAGACAAACGAGTCGCTAACTATCAGGATGAAACAATTACCAGTGTGAGTGAAATCATCGGCGCTATGGGCATCGAAAGCCCGGAAGATTTGCACCCCTGGCATATCATGCGACGCACCAGCCCAACTGAGATAAAACACTATGGGGAGATTTACGAATTTTTAAATGCCGGGGACTTAATAAAGGATCCTCTGCCTATTTCTTATAAACGGGCTTGCCAGTCGGCCTCTGCTGAAACATTTCAACATGTGAATGCTTAA
- a CDS encoding nucleotidyl transferase AbiEii/AbiGii toxin family protein, which produces MSPPTRKNVAHSVLERLRNRTKTNKDDFNLLLRRYGMERFLYRLSVSSHAENFILKGASLFLVWKGQSYRVTRDADFLLLGRMDINTVTAIFRELCAVDSLKMDGISFSPESVKCVSIREENVYGGLRVTFTGMLNKVRIPLQVGIGFGDKITPSVERVDFPTLLDAPVPRLRAYPRYSVVAEKFETLVSLGISNSRMKDFFDVWLLSRLFEFDGDILCEAIRKTFERRGTSLPEDVPFAFTDEFKKDAQKETQWKAFVKRAKPEIPDIEVANLDSIIENIAKFLLPVSQALQSNDCLKQTWLKGGLWY; this is translated from the coding sequence GTGAGTCCGCCAACTCGTAAAAATGTTGCTCATTCCGTACTTGAAAGGTTGCGAAACAGGACGAAAACGAATAAGGATGATTTCAATCTTCTTCTTCGCCGCTACGGAATGGAACGTTTCCTGTATCGACTTAGTGTCTCCTCTCATGCCGAGAACTTTATTCTGAAAGGAGCAAGCCTCTTTCTGGTGTGGAAAGGACAGAGTTACCGGGTGACCAGAGATGCGGATTTTTTACTGCTTGGACGCATGGATATAAATACGGTCACTGCTATTTTTAGAGAATTGTGCGCAGTTGACTCGCTCAAAATGGACGGCATTTCTTTTTCCCCGGAATCCGTCAAATGCGTTTCCATACGCGAAGAGAATGTGTATGGCGGCCTGAGAGTGACATTTACAGGAATGCTCAATAAGGTTCGCATACCCTTGCAGGTAGGTATCGGATTTGGAGATAAGATCACGCCTTCGGTAGAGAGGGTCGATTTCCCAACCCTGCTCGATGCCCCCGTGCCGAGACTTCGTGCTTATCCTCGATATTCAGTTGTTGCAGAAAAGTTTGAGACACTGGTTTCGCTTGGTATCTCCAACAGTCGGATGAAGGATTTCTTTGATGTATGGCTCTTGAGTAGACTGTTTGAATTTGACGGAGATATCCTCTGCGAGGCTATTCGAAAAACTTTTGAGCGTCGGGGGACCAGCTTGCCGGAAGATGTACCATTTGCTTTTACAGATGAGTTCAAAAAAGATGCGCAGAAAGAAACTCAGTGGAAGGCATTTGTTAAAAGAGCCAAGCCAGAGATACCAGATATAGAGGTAGCCAATCTCGATTCAATAATTGAGAACATCGCAAAATTTCTTTTACCGGTATCGCAGGCCTTACAGAGCAATGACTGTTTAAAACAAACCTGGTTAAAAGGTGGGCTCTGGTATTAG
- a CDS encoding MBL fold metallo-hydrolase, with amino-acid sequence MLFRMLYDSKLAQACYFIGCQQTGDAIVIDPQRDVDRYLDLARSESMTINAIAETHIHADFLSGARELGERTGAKLYLSDEGGPDWSYKWLDKKQGGGSYLHQLLKDGDTFKVGNIQFQTVFTPGHTPEHLSYLVTDLGGGASEPMGIASGDFVFVGDVGRPDLLETAAGQTGIKEKSAQVLFQSIKKFQGLPDYLQLWPGHGAGSACGKALGAVPQSTVGYEKKFNAAISLAREETKFVKAILEGQPEPPLYFGRMKVANRDGPALLGKLPEPKQLNAAELKNIIKEEIALLDTRLWPDFAEGHVPGALFTPLNTAFPTIAGSYVEPGKPIYLIVAENQVEEAVIDLIHVGLDEIAGYATPETLRLYAADGGELQKSKYKNMTEIKNKLNDESVQILDVRRADEYEAGHLPRSINIAHTRLLAELDKIPRDKPLLVYCLSGGRSAYATGMLQSHGFDATQLDGGYEAWQKAGGEVIVG; translated from the coding sequence ATGCTCTTTCGTATGCTTTACGACAGTAAACTCGCACAAGCTTGCTATTTCATCGGCTGCCAGCAAACCGGCGATGCAATTGTCATCGATCCCCAGCGTGACGTGGACCGTTATTTAGATCTTGCCCGAAGTGAGAGTATGACAATAAACGCAATCGCCGAAACTCACATCCACGCTGATTTTCTTTCCGGCGCTCGTGAACTCGGGGAACGCACGGGAGCCAAACTCTATCTTTCCGATGAAGGGGGGCCGGATTGGAGCTACAAATGGCTTGATAAAAAACAAGGCGGCGGCAGCTACCTCCATCAATTATTAAAAGACGGCGATACTTTCAAAGTGGGCAACATTCAGTTTCAGACGGTGTTTACACCGGGGCACACACCGGAGCACTTGAGTTACCTGGTCACCGACCTTGGCGGCGGGGCCTCAGAGCCGATGGGCATTGCCAGCGGCGATTTTGTCTTCGTCGGCGATGTTGGACGGCCGGATTTGCTGGAAACTGCCGCGGGACAAACCGGGATTAAAGAAAAATCCGCGCAGGTGCTTTTTCAATCGATTAAGAAATTTCAAGGCCTACCGGATTATTTGCAATTGTGGCCTGGCCACGGAGCCGGCAGCGCTTGCGGCAAAGCCTTGGGTGCGGTACCGCAGTCCACGGTTGGTTATGAAAAGAAATTTAATGCAGCAATTAGTCTCGCCAGAGAAGAAACGAAGTTCGTGAAAGCAATTCTGGAAGGTCAGCCGGAACCGCCGCTCTATTTTGGCCGCATGAAAGTTGCAAATCGTGACGGCCCGGCGCTGCTTGGCAAACTCCCTGAGCCGAAGCAATTAAATGCAGCCGAACTTAAAAATATAATAAAGGAAGAAATTGCGCTGCTCGACACCCGCCTGTGGCCGGACTTTGCCGAGGGTCATGTGCCGGGCGCGCTGTTCACGCCCCTAAACACAGCGTTTCCCACCATCGCCGGTTCTTATGTTGAACCGGGGAAACCCATCTATTTAATCGTTGCAGAAAACCAGGTCGAAGAAGCCGTTATCGATTTGATTCACGTTGGTTTGGATGAAATTGCCGGCTACGCCACTCCGGAAACTTTGAGACTTTATGCTGCCGACGGCGGCGAGCTGCAAAAATCCAAATATAAAAACATGACTGAAATCAAAAATAAACTAAATGACGAAAGCGTGCAAATCCTCGACGTTCGCCGTGCCGACGAGTATGAAGCAGGCCATTTACCCAGGTCTATAAACATCGCCCACACCAGACTGCTCGCGGAATTGGATAAAATTCCCAGGGACAAGCCCCTGCTCGTGTACTGTCTTTCCGGCGGGCGCTCCGCTTATGCGACTGGCATGCTGCAAAGCCACGGTTTTGATGCCACCCAGCTCGATGGCGGATATGAGGCGTGGCAAAAGGCTGGGGGTGAGGTGATAGTGGGTTAG